One genomic region from Haloarcula taiwanensis encodes:
- a CDS encoding alpha hydrolase, translating into MRCALLYSGGKDSTLAALLLDPFYDVTLVSGSFGICDTDPARESASAAGFDHVTVELDLDVAHDAAERIHDDGYPRNGIQQVHEHAVETVASGDWLTDADGIDTVAAVADGTRRDDRVPTVDRPLAQSVEDRFDVDYLAPLAGIGRGAIDAMAADKLIVESGPSAEVPKADYEVELRALLRERYGEGAVADVFPEHTQSRVKGLR; encoded by the coding sequence ATGCGCTGTGCCCTGTTGTACAGCGGCGGCAAGGACTCGACGCTGGCGGCGCTCTTGCTCGACCCTTTTTACGACGTGACGCTCGTCAGCGGTTCGTTCGGCATCTGCGACACCGACCCCGCTCGGGAGAGCGCGTCGGCCGCCGGCTTCGATCACGTGACCGTCGAACTGGACTTGGACGTGGCTCACGACGCTGCCGAGCGGATCCACGACGACGGCTACCCGCGAAATGGTATCCAGCAGGTCCACGAACACGCCGTCGAAACCGTCGCCAGCGGTGACTGGCTCACCGATGCTGATGGTATCGACACAGTTGCTGCCGTGGCTGACGGCACCCGCCGCGACGACCGGGTGCCGACGGTGGACCGCCCGCTCGCCCAGAGCGTCGAGGACCGCTTCGACGTGGACTACCTTGCGCCGCTTGCGGGCATCGGCCGCGGCGCTATCGACGCGATGGCCGCAGACAAGCTCATCGTCGAGAGCGGCCCCAGCGCGGAGGTTCCGAAGGCAGACTACGAAGTCGAACTCCGCGCACTCCTGCGGGAGCGCTACGGCGAGGGTGCCGTGGCCGACGTGTTCCCCGAGCACACGCAGTCGCGCGTCAAGGGTCTGCGGTAG
- a CDS encoding transcriptional regulator, which translates to MGSGSMDAARGETVTQRFEMGVRALDRKLNGGIPTGSLVTLLAEPASQAELFLSEFVARQETVYLSGEQAPTTVTSALRSRRETYDDLAVSQLDREAPVSDALAHAEELTDGALLVIDPVEPLERADTGEYRAFLETLQARLTQTGSIAVLYALKHGRTPSQRHRTEYTSDIVLDLETKRRDDAIENRLYIPKFRGGRALTEPICLDLTDRISVDTTRDIA; encoded by the coding sequence ATGGGCAGCGGCTCGATGGACGCGGCGCGGGGTGAGACAGTGACACAGCGATTCGAGATGGGTGTCCGGGCGCTGGACCGAAAGCTCAACGGCGGCATTCCGACTGGAAGCCTCGTCACGCTGCTCGCTGAGCCGGCGAGCCAGGCGGAGCTGTTTCTCTCCGAGTTCGTCGCCCGACAGGAGACGGTGTATCTCTCCGGCGAACAGGCACCTACGACGGTCACGTCAGCGCTGCGGTCGCGGAGAGAAACCTACGACGACCTCGCGGTCAGTCAATTAGACCGGGAGGCCCCGGTCAGTGATGCGCTTGCGCACGCCGAGGAGCTCACCGACGGAGCGCTTCTCGTCATCGATCCGGTTGAGCCACTCGAACGCGCCGATACGGGGGAGTATCGGGCCTTCCTCGAAACGCTGCAGGCCAGACTCACACAGACCGGTAGCATCGCAGTCCTGTACGCGCTCAAACACGGCAGGACGCCGTCTCAGCGCCACCGGACGGAGTACACGAGCGACATCGTGCTCGATCTCGAAACGAAGCGACGCGACGACGCCATCGAAAACAGGCTCTATATTCCGAAGTTCCGCGGGGGACGAGCGCTCACCGAGCCGATCTGTCTCGACCTCACAGACCGCATCAGCGTGGATACCACGCGAGATATCGCCTGA
- a CDS encoding histidine--tRNA ligase produces the protein MYDSVKGFRDFYPEEMQARRWAMDTLEDVARRYGFREIATPALEPTEMYVDKSGEEIVEELYSFEDKGGREVALTPELTPTVARMFVAKQQELSKPIKWVSTRPFWRYEEPQQGRFREFYQTNVDIFGSSEPTADAEILAVAVDMLTDLGLTGEDFEIRVSHRDILSGVLESFGADVDVPEAIRAVDKRAKVDHDEYLDALVEAGLNYGQADKFDEMLQIDAEEIETLADLTGSEDVRAATDNLQAVLDAAEDFGVREYLTVSLTTARGLDYYTGIVFECFDSTGEVSRSVFGGGRYDDLIEGFGGQPTPAVGFAPGHATLQLLCQRAGVWPAEELSTDYYVLQVGDTRPTAARIARDLREQGHVVESDVADRSFGAQMGYADGINAETVVIVGEQDLENDEVTLKEMDDGEQVSVPLSEFPGDHDRPTFDDFAE, from the coding sequence ATGTACGACTCCGTCAAGGGCTTTCGCGATTTCTACCCCGAGGAGATGCAGGCTCGGCGCTGGGCCATGGACACGCTGGAAGACGTCGCACGGCGGTACGGCTTCCGGGAGATCGCTACGCCGGCGCTGGAACCGACAGAGATGTACGTCGACAAGAGCGGCGAGGAGATTGTCGAGGAGCTGTACAGCTTCGAGGACAAGGGCGGACGCGAGGTAGCTCTGACGCCGGAGCTGACGCCGACCGTCGCGCGGATGTTCGTCGCCAAGCAACAGGAGCTGTCCAAGCCAATCAAGTGGGTGTCGACGCGACCGTTCTGGCGCTACGAGGAGCCCCAGCAGGGCCGGTTCCGGGAGTTCTACCAGACCAACGTCGACATCTTCGGGTCGTCGGAGCCGACGGCCGACGCCGAAATTCTGGCCGTCGCCGTGGACATGCTCACCGACCTCGGGCTCACGGGAGAGGACTTCGAGATTCGCGTCTCCCACCGGGACATCCTCTCGGGCGTGCTGGAATCGTTCGGGGCCGATGTGGACGTGCCCGAAGCGATTCGCGCGGTCGACAAGCGGGCGAAAGTCGACCACGACGAGTACCTCGACGCGCTCGTTGAGGCGGGACTCAACTACGGCCAGGCCGACAAGTTCGACGAGATGCTCCAGATTGACGCCGAGGAAATCGAAACGCTCGCGGACCTCACCGGCTCCGAGGATGTCCGCGCGGCGACTGACAACCTCCAGGCAGTGCTCGATGCGGCCGAGGACTTCGGCGTCCGTGAGTACCTCACCGTCTCGCTGACGACCGCGCGCGGGCTGGATTACTACACCGGTATCGTCTTCGAGTGCTTCGACTCGACGGGCGAAGTGTCACGCTCAGTGTTCGGCGGTGGCCGCTACGACGACCTCATCGAGGGCTTCGGCGGCCAGCCGACGCCGGCCGTCGGGTTCGCGCCCGGCCACGCCACGCTCCAACTCCTCTGCCAGCGGGCCGGCGTCTGGCCAGCCGAGGAGCTATCGACGGACTACTACGTCCTGCAGGTCGGCGACACGCGTCCGACCGCAGCCCGCATCGCCCGTGACCTGCGCGAGCAGGGCCACGTCGTCGAGAGCGACGTTGCCGACCGCTCGTTCGGTGCGCAGATGGGTTACGCCGACGGCATTAACGCCGAGACGGTCGTCATCGTCGGCGAGCAGGACCTCGAAAACGACGAGGTGACGCTCAAGGAGATGGACGACGGCGAGCAGGTCAGCGTCCCGCTCTCCGAGTTCCCGGGCGACCACGACCGGCCGACGTTCGATGACTTCGCGGAGTAA
- a CDS encoding TIGR00374 family protein, which yields MDGNRMATVVGFAAALAVLAGLVWLVGIDETVDALATADPAALLAVAGIAILWLVSWGLALWTVLQALGASMAPHTAVLVFVAAVFSNNVTPFGQAGGEPLSALLISTAADSEYETGLAAIATVDTVHFLPSVGYAIVGFTFVAAGAVQLTRNLAFAAGAVAVLAVGIPIAAVLGWRHRDRIQAAVVRGVAPAFAALSSVVPRWSPPSAENIEARIEGFFSAIERIATDRRTVLQTFGLSAFGWVCLSASLWTSLYAVGVSVPVEVVLLVVPVGSIASVVPLPGGSGAIETVLVTLLVSTAPVSAALATSAVLIHRVGSYLLPTIIGGGVAAALSVDQATSLEE from the coding sequence ATGGATGGGAACCGGATGGCGACTGTCGTCGGGTTCGCGGCAGCGCTCGCCGTCCTCGCGGGGCTGGTGTGGCTTGTCGGCATCGACGAGACGGTGGACGCGCTCGCGACAGCGGACCCGGCGGCGCTGCTCGCCGTCGCAGGCATCGCCATACTGTGGCTCGTCTCGTGGGGGTTAGCGCTGTGGACGGTCCTGCAGGCGCTGGGTGCATCGATGGCACCACACACTGCCGTGCTTGTGTTCGTCGCCGCCGTGTTCTCGAACAACGTCACGCCCTTTGGCCAGGCCGGCGGCGAGCCGCTGAGCGCGCTGTTGATTTCGACGGCCGCCGACTCCGAGTACGAGACCGGGCTGGCGGCTATCGCCACTGTCGATACGGTCCACTTCCTGCCGTCGGTCGGGTACGCCATCGTCGGCTTCACGTTCGTCGCCGCCGGTGCGGTCCAGTTGACCCGTAACCTGGCGTTTGCCGCCGGTGCTGTCGCGGTACTCGCGGTCGGCATCCCCATCGCCGCCGTTCTGGGCTGGCGACACCGGGACCGCATTCAGGCGGCGGTCGTTCGCGGTGTCGCACCCGCCTTCGCCGCGCTGTCGAGCGTCGTGCCCCGATGGTCACCGCCGTCCGCCGAAAACATCGAGGCGCGAATCGAGGGGTTCTTTTCGGCCATCGAGCGCATTGCGACCGACCGCCGGACGGTCCTCCAGACCTTCGGGCTCTCGGCGTTTGGCTGGGTCTGCCTGTCGGCGTCGCTGTGGACGTCACTGTACGCCGTTGGGGTATCGGTCCCAGTCGAAGTTGTCCTGCTTGTCGTCCCCGTCGGCAGCATCGCCAGCGTCGTCCCGCTCCCCGGTGGGTCCGGCGCTATCGAGACGGTGCTCGTGACGCTGCTCGTCTCGACGGCCCCGGTTTCGGCCGCACTCGCTACCTCTGCAGTACTGATCCACCGCGTCGGAAGCTACCTGTTGCCGACAATTATCGGCGGCGGCGTCGCCGCTGCACTCAGCGTAGACCAGGCGACTTCGCTTGAGGAGTGA
- a CDS encoding DNA-binding protein has product MSGDPSEEELEELRKKKMEQLKEQQGGESEGQEAAQQQAEAQKQAVLKQNLTDGARKRLNTVKMSKPQVGEQIEQQVVALARSGRVQGQIDEDQMKELLSELTPDSKSFDIKRR; this is encoded by the coding sequence ATGAGTGGCGACCCCAGCGAGGAAGAACTCGAAGAGCTCCGGAAAAAGAAGATGGAGCAGCTCAAGGAACAGCAGGGCGGCGAGAGCGAGGGGCAGGAGGCCGCACAACAGCAGGCCGAAGCCCAGAAGCAGGCGGTTCTCAAGCAGAACCTCACGGACGGCGCTCGCAAACGGCTCAACACGGTCAAGATGTCCAAGCCGCAGGTCGGCGAACAGATAGAACAGCAGGTCGTCGCGCTGGCCCGCAGCGGCCGTGTGCAGGGGCAGATAGACGAAGACCAGATGAAGGAACTCCTCTCGGAGCTGACGCCCGACTCCAAGAGCTTCGACATCAAGCGCCGGTAG
- a CDS encoding 30S ribosomal protein S19e, whose amino-acid sequence MATLYDVPPEELIEALTETLADEDDIEAPDWAEYTKTGVDRELPPEQEDFWARRAASLLRKVAVDGPVGVNALRSEYGTSKQGTTRYRVRPHQKTKGSGNIIRTALQQLEDAGYVETSENDGRRVTGEGRSLLDDTAGDLLTELDRPELERYA is encoded by the coding sequence ATGGCTACACTCTACGACGTTCCCCCCGAGGAACTCATCGAGGCACTCACGGAGACGCTCGCAGACGAAGACGACATCGAAGCGCCGGACTGGGCCGAATACACGAAGACTGGCGTCGACCGCGAACTCCCACCCGAGCAGGAGGACTTCTGGGCCCGACGCGCAGCTAGCCTCCTCCGGAAAGTTGCCGTCGACGGCCCTGTGGGCGTCAACGCCCTCCGCTCCGAGTACGGCACCTCGAAGCAGGGGACGACCCGCTACCGCGTCCGCCCCCACCAGAAGACCAAGGGCTCGGGCAACATCATCCGGACGGCGCTCCAGCAGCTCGAAGACGCCGGCTACGTCGAGACCAGCGAGAACGACGGCCGCCGCGTCACCGGCGAGGGTCGCAGCCTCCTTGACGACACCGCAGGCGACCTCCTGACCGAACTCGACCGTCCGGAACTCGAACGCTACGCGTAA